The segment CTCACAATCGAGGTGTGAACGGAGGTAGTCGTCGATGTCCGGGTTACCCGCGAACCGCCTGAATATCCGCCGAAGTCGGCTCACCTGTTTGGTGCCGATCACCGCTACGTCCGCCTCTTCGGCCGCGATCTCGTCGAGGATGCTCTCTTCGATCAAAAAGCCCGACCGAACGATGTAGCGCACGTTCTCGAGCTGTCCGAAGTGGCGTTCGACCGCCTTTTTCAGTTCCGTCCGCGTCACGTTCTTTCCGTTCTGGTACAGGTTGACGTGCAAGACGGTCAGCGAACCGTCGCGTTCGCGTGCGACTCCGATAGCCCGCTCGAGTGTCTGCTTCGATCGCGAAGTCAAGGGATATCGAACAGGAACCACGACCAGCGTCATTACCCACTCCAAGAGTAGCCGCGATGGTAAACGTTTCAGTATCGGCGTCTGACTCGCCCTTCGATCGACGGATCGATGCCGCGTTCGCGCGCGTACTCGACCAGCACCTCGTACTGAGTGCTGTCGGTGATCTCCGTCTGTGCCCCCTCTCGAAGCACCGGGAACTCGTCGTCCGTGTGAAACAGATACTCCGACGTCGCCAGTTCGTAGGTCACGTCGGGGTCGAACGGATCACCGTTCACTTGCGTAATCGAGACATCGTTGTCGTTCGGGTCCCACTCGAGGCGGACTCCACTGACGTGGGCGTGCCACCAGTCGGTTTCGGCGAACCCCAGGTCGAGACCGACAGCGCCGTCGAACACAGCCGCCAGTTGCTCGCCCGTGAGCGACGCGGTCGCGATCGGTTCGTCGAACGGG is part of the Halostagnicola kamekurae genome and harbors:
- a CDS encoding universal stress protein; this encodes MTLVVVPVRYPLTSRSKQTLERAIGVARERDGSLTVLHVNLYQNGKNVTRTELKKAVERHFGQLENVRYIVRSGFLIEESILDEIAAEEADVAVIGTKQVSRLRRIFRRFAGNPDIDDYLRSHLDCEIITVDAARE